Proteins from a genomic interval of Lolium perenne isolate Kyuss_39 chromosome 1, Kyuss_2.0, whole genome shotgun sequence:
- the LOC139834960 gene encoding histone H3.2: protein MARTKQTARKSTGGKAPRKQLATKAARKSAPATGGVKKPHRFRPGTVALREIRKYQKSTELLIRKLPFQRLVREIAQDFKTDLRFQSSAVSALQEAAEAYLVGLFEDTNLCAIHAKRVTIMPKDIQLARRIRGERA from the coding sequence ATGGCCCGCACGAAGCAGACGGCGAGGAAGTCCACCGGCGGCAAGGCCCCGCGCAAGCAGCTGGCCACCAAGGCGGCGCGCAAGTCGGCGCCCGCCACCGGCGGCGTGAAGAAGCCGCACCGCTTCCGCCCGGGCACCGTCGCGCTCCGCGAGATCCGCAAGTACCAGAAGAGCACCGAGCTGCTCATCCGCAAGCTCCCCTTCCAGCGCCTCGTCCGCGAGATCGCTCAGGACTTCAAGACCGACCTTCGCTTCCAGTCCTCCGCCGTCTCGGCCCTGCAGGAGGCCGCCGAGGCGTACCTTGTGGGGCTCTTCGAGGACACCAACCTCTGCGCCATCCACGCCAAGCGCGTCACCATCATGCCCAAGGACATCCAGCTCGCGCGACGCATCCGGGGCGAGAGGGCCTAG
- the LOC127338098 gene encoding histone H3.2, with the protein MARTKQTARKSTGGKAPRKQLATKAARKSAPATGGVKKPHRFRPGTVALREIRKYQKSTELLIRKLPFQRLVREIAQDFKTDLRFQSSAVSALQEAAEAYLVGLFEDTNLCAIHAKRVTIMPKDIQLARRIRGERA; encoded by the coding sequence ATGGCCCGCACGAAGCAGACGGCGAGGAAGTCCACCGGCGGCAAGGCCCCGCGCAAGCAGCTGGCCACCAAGGCGGCGCGCAAGTCGGCGCCCGCCACCGGCGGCGTGAAGAAGCCGCACCGCTTCCGCCCGGGCACCGTCGCGCTCCGCGAGATCCGCAAGTACCAGAAGAGCACCGAGCTGCTCATCCGCAAGCTCCCCTTCCAGCGCCTCGTCCGCGAGATCGCCCAGGACTTCAAGACCGACCTCCGCTTCCAGTCCTCCGCCGTCTCCGCGCTGCAGGAGGCCGCAGAGGCATACCTTGTGGGGCTCTTCGAGGACACCAACCTCTGCGCCATCCACGCCAAGCGCGTCACCATCATGCCCAAGGACATCCAGCTCGCGCGACGCATCCGGGGCGAGAGGGCCTAG